The genomic segment ACAAGAGCATAATTATTATTTTCATCAAGCTCCAACATTTTTTTAAATTCAGCTTCTGCCCGATCAATTTCATTTGCTTTCAAGAAAAGATAACCCTCACGTGAAAGTCTTGTAAGCTCATCGGTTCCTTCTGCATGATGAAGTTCTTGAGCGGAATCTAATGACGCAGGAAATAACGAGTCGGTCTGCTCGGAATAACCATTTTCAATACTTTCAAACATTTTCTACTCCTTTTGGTTCAGTATCTATTAACACTCTAATAAGCCGAACAAGCGAATCAATGATCGGTTCCGATTTGCGTTTATTTTTTGCAAGACAATACATACGAAGTGCTTCTAACGTATTATTTTTTGCAGCATAATAATCGCCTACTCTTGTAAGGCCATCCGAATAGCCGGTAGTAATAAAAATACGTTGAGCTTCGTTTATAAAGCCTTCGTTAAAGAGCTGGTTACCGCGCCGATTTAATACTACCTTTTGTTCAGAACTGAGAGGAGTGAGTGCGTTTTCAGTTACTTTAATAAAATGCTTATTATCCGATCCCATTTTACTTCGTCTTTAATAAATTCATAAACTTTTCTGAAAAAACAGAACTATTTATTTAATACTAATGCTCCCATTCTATAAAATAGATACATTTATGACAAGCCCCCGCATTGAATCACGTAAAATCCAACCGAAAAAGAAGTTCCTCTGGACAGATCAGCCCCCTATTATTCCTTTATATGATACGGCGACATCAATACGCAAACTGCCGAAAAATTGACATTCTAAATAATAACCGCTACAATAAGCCGCTTACAGCAATGAGGCATCTTGTTTGTAAAAATTGTTTAAGGGGTAATGCATGGCACTATTTTTCCGCGTTTGTACGGGACTGTCTTTTATTTTTTCACTGCTATTAGTTGTCAAGAATATGCATGGCTTAGCCCTTGCGGGGAGCATTGCCGGTATTATTTTTTCTTCCGTGCTTGTGTATTCGCAATTAAGGTTAAACCGGACAAGAACTTATATCTCGCTTGTTTTCACGAGAAAGCTTTTCGATTATTGGCCATTTGTTATGATTGCCTGCTTTGTTTGTTCCCGTGCACTGGTAGAACATTCACCTTATATAATGGATGCCATCCTTGCGCTGTTATGGTTCAGTATCGTTGTTTTAAAAGCTATTACTGTTCATTATATGAAAAATAAGAACTTACAAAAATATTTTGCCGATATTCAACCCATTCCATTAAAGAAAAAAATGTTTCCGCTCAAGGGTAAAAAAGGCGGAGAAATACTAAAATCAATACTCATCGAATTGCTCGAATGGATCGATGCCGCTTTTTATGCGATCTTTTTTGTGCTGTTAATCAATATCTTTATCTTTCAAGTATATCGCATTCCATCGGAATCTATGGTGCCTGAATTTATGATCGGCGATACGGTTATCGGCTTTAAAACTCCATCGGGACCCGCTTTTCCGCTTTCTTCTTTTAGGCTCCCTCGATGGAAGAACTATAAACGCGGCGACATTGTTATTTTAAATAATCCGAATTACCCCGATACACCTAAGGCACGGCTTAAAACATTTATGTCCCAGTTGGTCTATATGCTCACCCTTGCGCGGGTTAATATCAATACTGATGACAACGGCAAACCGAAAGCAGATCCGCTGGTAAAGCGAGTTACCGGACTTCCCGGCGAAAAACTGATGCTTGTCGACGGGGTTCTGTACATTAAACATCGCGGCGATACCGAATTCTTACCGGTAGAAGAAGATCAGCTCTATGCAAATTGGGATTTAGCGAGCCTTCCCATATCAGAGCGCCGTTTAATCAAAGATATATACATCGGCGCTGAAGAACTGCGTATATTGGAAGCCGTTGAATCGCAGCGGAAAGATCTTAACTTAAACGATGCGGTACAGCAAGCGGAATCACTTATCAATCGGCTCTCTCTTTTAAAAGATAATAAGGATACTGCAGCCGCTGCGGATTTTCTGCCGGAAGCAGGATATGAGATGAGCGCTCTCTTCCGTGCCAACGATACAATAAGCCGCGAAATTTTAACCACCAACGGCGGACTTGCATGGTTCCGCAGCTTTATGACGGGATGGATTCCCTATTGGCAAAGCGGCGATGCACAGGACGCTTCATTATATGAAAAACGGTTTGCACAGTTGAATGCGCTGATCAAACTTTCCTTCGGTAAAATTGTTATCCGCAATATTGAGCTGTTCCGCGCAAACGCTACGGCAGAGCAATTCATCAACGATGAAGTGCGGAATAGGCTGTTGGAAGAAGCGCAAAATTATGCCTTTTATCTTGCATGGACTAATCAGCGCAATATGAATGTTTTCCCTGCCGGAGCAGATGAGTACATCCCTGAAAACACATATTTTATGATGGGCGATAACCGGTTTAATTCAACCGATATGCGCCATACTACTGTTTTTAAACTCACTTCTGTTGATAAGAACGATGCACAATCCATTCGATTTTTAAGTAATATTGAACCGAAATATGTCCCTGCGGAAAAAATACTCGGTACGACGGTACTACGGGTATTCCCCTTCTCACGATTTGGAGCTTTATAAATGCAATTGGAACCCGCACAAGAACAGATTAACGCATGGTTTAAAAACCTTGGCTTTCCTTCTTTATTAATGCATGAACCGAAAGCTCATTTTGACTTTACTACCGCTTCCCGCCGTATTCTGGTAGTCGGACCGATGGGGTCTGGAAAAACAGAATATGCAGGACACGTATGGCGGGATGCGCAAGTCGCTCGTACCAAAAGCGGCGCTGTGCAAAAACTGACCAGCGGGGCAAACTCTCAAAAAGATTTGTTTGACCCTGCAAGCGGTATCGGCTCGGCGGATAGGCGGTACACGTTCTTTGCACGCTACAGCCTTGATAAAGAGCGGTTCCCCGACTACCCCAATGACGCCCTCGCCTACCGCGGCGGTTATCAACGGTGCGGGGAACATATTGCGACGGTCGGCAATTCATTTGCACTTGAAAAACTATTGCAGGAAAATCCGCATATCGGTACATGGATTATTGATGAGGCAGCATTTTATGACGAACGGCTCGCGTATGTGATTAAAAAAGAAAGCGACCGACGCGGGCTTGTGTTTGTCATGCCGACCTTGCTGTTAAACTTCCGCGGAGAAATTTTCAATGCAACGGCGCGGCTGCTGGTAGAAACGGCAACGGAAATATATCCGTTCTCAGCCTATTGCGAACATCCCGACTGCCTACAAAACGGCTACAATACGTATCGGTACTACATTGTAAACGGCGTTGAATGCCCCGCGCTCTATTTTGATCCGCTGATTATCATCGGGGGAGACCGCAAAAAAGAAGACCCTTTCGAGCCGAATTACTGTACCCGCTGCGATCAGCACCATTTTTTACCCGGTAAACAGTACACGTTCTTTACATTAAAACCGCTCGGAATAGAAGCAAGCAGAGGAAATATGCAGTCGCTTATGCAGGAGCTTGCAGCAATTCAAGATGATATGGAGCATTCCATATTATTTAATACGTTTAAGACTGAATATCTCGATTGCGCCAATCCTTCGCCGGAACGGATGAATGCACTCCGTGTTCCCTGCATCGCAGAACGGGCACTCATCTTCCTTTTTGCCGAACAGAATTTGCTCTCCGCCGATCAAATGCGCACATTGGTAAAAGAACTGCACTTAAATAAGGAATACCTTGATAAGCGGCTGTCTGATAACAAACGGCCGCTTGTATGGAGCTGATCCGGGGTATGTTGATTAGAGCAGCTTTTAAAATTCGGTTGAATTTTTAGAGCTGCTCGTTACCGGTATTTTATTTTTTGGGAAGGTCGCTGCGGGTTTTAATGACCTGTAAGATGAGCCCGTAAGCGGTTGCTTCGTCTGCCGAAAGCCAGTAGTCGCGGTCGGTATCTTTAGCAACGTCCGCTACGTCCTTACCGGTTTCTTCGGCGATAAGCGCATTGATTTTTACGCGGATTTTTTCGATTTCTTTTGCATGGATTTCGATATCCGTCGCGACCCCTTTGATGCCGGATAACGGCTGATGGATGAGGTAGTGACTATTCGGAAGCCCAAGCCGGTAGTTTTTCGGCGCCGCTAAAAGAATAAGCGCACCTGCACTGGCTACCAATCCCATACCAATCGTATAAACCGGCGGTTTGATGAACCGGATCATATCAAAAATTGCAAAACCGGCATCAACATCTCCGCCCGGAGAATCGATATACACATAAATCGGTTTTGAAGCGGAATCGGATTCAAGAATCAAAAGCTGACGGATAACCTTTTCTGCCAGTTCTTTATTCACTTCACCCGACAGAATAATTTGACGGGTATTCAAGAATTTTTGCATCAGCTGATCATTTGCGCTATCGCTTGTTTTTTCTTTTGATGTTTCTTCCGCGTTATAAAAAGTATTCATGAGGCGTCCTTTATGAGTATAAAACATCCCTGAATCGTTTGGATTTTCAGAAATGCCTATCAATAAAAATACGGTTGCTATAAAAACCGTTGACGTACTAACATACTAAAAAAAAACGCTTTAGTACAGCGTTTATGGAAGTTTGAAAATCAGTTTTAAAAATAGATCCCTAAAAGCATCCCCTCTTGTCCGTTATGATACGTTGAGGATTAATTTTTTCGCAGCAACGAAGGAGATGCCCTTACAGCCAGCGCTTTTGAAAATAGTGATACCGGATACAAGGCGCGAACAAAAATAAAGCGGAGGCGTACTTGTTGTACGTCGAGCATTTATTGCAGAAGCGGCACGGATGCCGCTCGTATTAACCAGCAGCGATGTTTCGCGATTCCGCGAAACTCGCCATTAAAAGTGTACACGGATGTACACTTTTAATGATGCGACAACGCAGATGTGCCGTATATTTTCAAAAGGAAGCGAGGCGCTTAATCTCTTCGATCTTATCCCTCACCACCGCCGCTTCTTCAAAGAGGAGCATATCAGCATATTCAGCCATCTGTGCTTCGAGCTTTTTGATAAGCTTTTTGCGGTCGGCGGGGTTCAGAATATTGAAGCTGTTGACAAGCGGCTCTGTTTCGGCGCGGGCGGCTTCTTTTTTGATTTCCGTTTCGCGTACCAGAATATCCTCGATGGATTTTTTGATGGTTTTAGGCGTAATGCCGTGCTCATCGTTGTAGGCTTGCTGAATTGAACGGCGGCGGGTTGTTTCTTCTATTGTTTCCTTCATCGCGTCGCTGATACGGTCGGCATACATCACTACGCTGCCGTTGGCATTACGCGCCGCCCGCCCGACAATCTGTACGAGGCTGGTAGTTGACCGCAAAAAGCCGATTTTATCCGCGTCGAGGATGCCGATAAACGACACTTCCGGCAGGTCGATACCTTCCCGCAGGAGGTTAATTCCAATGAGCACATCGAACTCACCCGCCCTCAAGCCTTTGAGGATTTCTACCCGCTCGATGGTTTCCACCTCGCTGTGAATGTACTTTACCTTTAAGCCCAGACCGGTGAGGTAGTCGGTAAGGTCTTCCGCCATCTTCTTGGTGAGGGTGAGGATGAGGCTCCGCTCGTCCTTTGCGATACGTTTTTTCACCTCACCGTAGATATGCTCCATCTGCCCCTCGCTCGGATGAATTTCGATGAGCGGGTCTAACAGACCGGTCGGGCGGATGAGCTGCTCAACGACGCGGGTAGAATATTGCAATTCTTTGGGACCGGGCGTTGCGGAAACAAAGACAGCCTGATTGAGCATTGTTTCAAACTCATTGATTTTGAGCGGGCGGTTATCAAGCGCGCAGGGGAGCCGGAAGCCGAAGTCTACAAGGTTCTGCTTGCGGCTGCGGTCGCCTTCGTACATCGCGCCGATCTGCGGAAAGGTTACGTGGCTTTCGTCCATAAAAAGGAGGAAGTCCTTAGGAAAGTAATGAAAAAGCGTTGCAGGCGGCTCACCCGGCTTGCGGTTCGCAATCGGTGCAGAGTAGTTTTCTATACCCGGACAATACCCCATCTCGGAGAGCATTTCGATATCGTATTCGGTACGGGTTTTTAGCCGTTCAGCCTCAAAGAGCTTTCCCTGCGCCTTGAACGTTTCCAAACGTGCATCAAGCTCCTGCTTAATCCGCTCGATGGCATTGGGGATAGCATTTTCCGGCATAACAAAGTGCTTTGCGGGATAGATCGAAAGCTCTTCGTATTCTTGGCTCACTTCGCCGGTCAGCGGGCTAAAGCGGCGGATACGCACAATCTCTTCCCAGTCAAATTCGATGCGGTACGCTTCTTCCATATAGGCAGGGAATACTTCCATCACATCGCCTTTAACACGGAACCGACCGCGTTCCAACACCGCATCGTTGCGTTCGTATTGCAAGCTGATCAGCTGTTTTTTGAGTTTACCGGGATCAATGGTCTGCCCTTTTTCTATGGTGATGCGTAAATCGCGCCATGATTCGGGCAAACCTAAGCCGTAAATGCACGACACTGTTGACACAACAATGACATCCCGTCGCTCCATCAAGCTGAACGTTGCCGAAAGCCGCAACCGGTCTATCTCATCGTTAATTGCAGCGTCTTTTTCAATATAGAGGTCTCGCGCCGGAACATACGCCTCCGGCTGGTAGTAATCATAGTATGAAACAAAGTATTCGACGGCGTTTTCAGGGAAAAAGCCTTTGAACTCGCGGTAGAGCTGCGCCGCAAGCGTTTTGTTGTGGCTGATAATCAGCGTCGGCTTTTGCACTGCCTGAATGATATTCGCCATCGTAAAAGTCTTGCCCGAACCGGTAACACCTTTGAGTGTTTGAAACCGGTCGCCGGCAAGTATGCCGTCCGCAAGCTGCCGTATCGCATCTCCTTGGTCGCCCGCAGGCTGATAATCCGCTATGAGTTTAAACTGTTTCATAATCCGTAAGATTGTACTGTTTTATCGGTGGTTTGTGTAGAAGGAAAATATGATATCGCCGCACTTGAATGCTGGCATATTCTATCGAATGTTTTTGTACAGAGCACCTGTAAAAACTTAGTTTTTTACAGGTGCTCAATTATTTTTTCGCTGGGT from the Treponema medium genome contains:
- the lepB gene encoding signal peptidase I: MALFFRVCTGLSFIFSLLLVVKNMHGLALAGSIAGIIFSSVLVYSQLRLNRTRTYISLVFTRKLFDYWPFVMIACFVCSRALVEHSPYIMDAILALLWFSIVVLKAITVHYMKNKNLQKYFADIQPIPLKKKMFPLKGKKGGEILKSILIELLEWIDAAFYAIFFVLLINIFIFQVYRIPSESMVPEFMIGDTVIGFKTPSGPAFPLSSFRLPRWKNYKRGDIVILNNPNYPDTPKARLKTFMSQLVYMLTLARVNINTDDNGKPKADPLVKRVTGLPGEKLMLVDGVLYIKHRGDTEFLPVEEDQLYANWDLASLPISERRLIKDIYIGAEELRILEAVESQRKDLNLNDAVQQAESLINRLSLLKDNKDTAAAADFLPEAGYEMSALFRANDTISREILTTNGGLAWFRSFMTGWIPYWQSGDAQDASLYEKRFAQLNALIKLSFGKIVIRNIELFRANATAEQFINDEVRNRLLEEAQNYAFYLAWTNQRNMNVFPAGADEYIPENTYFMMGDNRFNSTDMRHTTVFKLTSVDKNDAQSIRFLSNIEPKYVPAEKILGTTVLRVFPFSRFGAL
- a CDS encoding ATP-dependent Clp protease proteolytic subunit; the encoded protein is MNTFYNAEETSKEKTSDSANDQLMQKFLNTRQIILSGEVNKELAEKVIRQLLILESDSASKPIYVYIDSPGGDVDAGFAIFDMIRFIKPPVYTIGMGLVASAGALILLAAPKNYRLGLPNSHYLIHQPLSGIKGVATDIEIHAKEIEKIRVKINALIAEETGKDVADVAKDTDRDYWLSADEATAYGLILQVIKTRSDLPKK
- the uvrB gene encoding excinuclease ABC subunit UvrB; translation: MKQFKLIADYQPAGDQGDAIRQLADGILAGDRFQTLKGVTGSGKTFTMANIIQAVQKPTLIISHNKTLAAQLYREFKGFFPENAVEYFVSYYDYYQPEAYVPARDLYIEKDAAINDEIDRLRLSATFSLMERRDVIVVSTVSCIYGLGLPESWRDLRITIEKGQTIDPGKLKKQLISLQYERNDAVLERGRFRVKGDVMEVFPAYMEEAYRIEFDWEEIVRIRRFSPLTGEVSQEYEELSIYPAKHFVMPENAIPNAIERIKQELDARLETFKAQGKLFEAERLKTRTEYDIEMLSEMGYCPGIENYSAPIANRKPGEPPATLFHYFPKDFLLFMDESHVTFPQIGAMYEGDRSRKQNLVDFGFRLPCALDNRPLKINEFETMLNQAVFVSATPGPKELQYSTRVVEQLIRPTGLLDPLIEIHPSEGQMEHIYGEVKKRIAKDERSLILTLTKKMAEDLTDYLTGLGLKVKYIHSEVETIERVEILKGLRAGEFDVLIGINLLREGIDLPEVSFIGILDADKIGFLRSTTSLVQIVGRAARNANGSVVMYADRISDAMKETIEETTRRRSIQQAYNDEHGITPKTIKKSIEDILVRETEIKKEAARAETEPLVNSFNILNPADRKKLIKKLEAQMAEYADMLLFEEAAVVRDKIEEIKRLASF